A window of the Sandaracinaceae bacterium genome harbors these coding sequences:
- a CDS encoding HEAT repeat domain-containing protein: protein MNEHHACCAHRRSALGLARGTGFASTTASAHYAPDVRVLPEHLDIHVAVDVDARALEVTLGVRVRARVAQATQLVLHGVDLVGVQAEGASLRYTGTELTLGFEPPLARDEARELTLRYRVESPKSGVLFSSPEPHRPDAPRYAVTDHETERARHWLACIDLPAVRTTLAWHLRTPASFTALANGALVGEDVHEGGEKTTHYRLDTPCPSYLACFAVGEFVRADGEPVGDIPVASFAAAPFDAETLTRTFGRTSEMLTWMQGVLGPYPFPKYFQFAAEGIGGAMENISLVSWDDRFLLDEALAAEETLLADIINVHEMAHSWFGDDVVCHDHSHAWLKESWATYMETCWWEHRYGREALEYDLYRCQKAYFSEVRDRYARPIVTRTYDSSFDLFDMHLYPGGGFRLHMLRRLLGDDVFFPAVRSYLARFRGKTVETDDFRRVLEEHSGRSLGRFFDQWLRSPGYPKLEVAVQHDDATRETRITITQTQRDEAKGIPLFAFDLPLEITTKDRTFTVTVAVSDARHVVLLPLDAPAERVRVDPTCSALFELVWDPGAPALRAQLTQTDDVRGRILAAHALVKTGHPRDTRAVVDAFEPEPFWGVRCEWAEALGDAQTETALGGLLALAETHQNPLSLACLLRQLGRYRDARVVACLKRRLDAGLPPRAHEAALEALGAQRENAPRDLLEAHASLRQHGGFAPRGALRGLGKTHQPEARDVLRDALRPGGLHDLVRVAAADGLGELCPHLSDAAQGPAKDALEDALRDPHPRVRKAAAGALVAASASERAGSIEAYAATLAHQDRVTVQRMLGGLSKSGPDANAKALDALRDKLRALEERLVALEARRSDGDAGGPGGGAP, encoded by the coding sequence ATGAACGAACACCACGCCTGCTGTGCTCACCGTCGTTCTGCGCTAGGCCTCGCGCGGGGCACCGGCTTCGCCTCGACCACCGCGTCCGCGCACTACGCGCCCGACGTGCGCGTGCTGCCCGAGCACCTCGACATCCACGTCGCCGTGGACGTGGATGCTCGCGCGCTGGAGGTGACGCTGGGAGTACGTGTGCGCGCGCGCGTCGCCCAGGCCACGCAGCTGGTGCTGCACGGGGTCGACCTCGTCGGTGTCCAGGCGGAAGGCGCGAGCTTGCGCTACACCGGCACGGAGCTGACCCTGGGCTTCGAGCCGCCTCTGGCGCGCGACGAGGCGCGCGAGCTCACGCTGCGCTACCGCGTCGAGTCGCCCAAGAGCGGCGTGCTGTTCTCGAGCCCCGAGCCGCATCGCCCCGACGCGCCGCGCTATGCCGTGACCGACCACGAGACCGAGCGCGCTCGCCACTGGCTGGCGTGCATCGACCTGCCCGCGGTGCGCACCACCCTGGCCTGGCACCTGCGCACCCCGGCCTCGTTCACCGCGCTCGCGAACGGGGCGCTCGTCGGTGAGGACGTCCACGAAGGCGGCGAGAAGACCACGCACTACAGGTTGGACACCCCTTGCCCGAGCTACCTGGCGTGCTTCGCGGTGGGCGAGTTCGTGCGCGCCGACGGCGAGCCCGTCGGAGACATCCCGGTCGCATCCTTCGCTGCTGCCCCGTTCGACGCCGAGACGCTCACCCGCACCTTCGGTCGCACGAGCGAGATGCTCACGTGGATGCAGGGCGTGCTGGGCCCCTACCCGTTCCCCAAGTACTTCCAGTTCGCGGCCGAGGGCATCGGCGGCGCCATGGAGAACATCTCGTTGGTGTCGTGGGACGACCGCTTCCTGCTCGACGAGGCGCTCGCCGCGGAGGAGACGCTCCTGGCGGACATCATCAACGTGCACGAGATGGCGCACTCGTGGTTCGGCGACGACGTGGTCTGCCACGACCACAGCCACGCGTGGCTCAAGGAGAGCTGGGCCACGTACATGGAGACCTGCTGGTGGGAGCACCGCTACGGGCGCGAGGCGCTCGAGTACGACCTCTACCGCTGCCAGAAGGCCTACTTCTCGGAGGTCCGCGACCGCTACGCGCGGCCGATCGTGACGCGCACCTACGACTCGTCGTTCGACCTGTTCGACATGCACCTCTACCCGGGCGGCGGCTTCCGGCTGCACATGCTGCGCCGGCTGCTCGGGGACGACGTGTTCTTCCCGGCCGTGCGCAGCTACCTGGCGCGCTTCCGCGGCAAGACCGTGGAGACGGACGACTTCCGCCGCGTGCTCGAAGAGCACTCGGGTCGGTCACTGGGGCGCTTCTTCGACCAGTGGCTGCGCTCGCCCGGGTACCCCAAGCTCGAGGTGGCGGTGCAGCACGACGACGCGACGCGTGAGACGCGCATCACCATCACACAGACGCAGCGGGACGAGGCCAAAGGCATCCCCCTGTTCGCGTTCGACCTGCCCCTCGAGATCACCACCAAGGACCGCACGTTCACAGTCACGGTCGCGGTGAGCGACGCGCGCCACGTCGTGCTGTTGCCCCTCGACGCGCCCGCCGAGCGCGTGCGGGTGGACCCGACCTGCAGCGCCTTGTTCGAGCTCGTGTGGGACCCGGGCGCGCCGGCGCTGCGCGCGCAGCTGACGCAGACCGACGACGTGCGTGGCCGCATTCTGGCGGCGCACGCGCTGGTCAAGACGGGACACCCGCGAGACACGCGTGCCGTGGTCGACGCGTTCGAGCCCGAGCCCTTCTGGGGTGTGCGCTGTGAATGGGCCGAGGCGCTGGGCGACGCACAGACCGAGACGGCCCTGGGCGGCCTGCTCGCGCTGGCCGAGACGCACCAGAACCCCCTCAGCCTGGCGTGTCTGCTGCGCCAGCTAGGGCGCTACCGCGATGCGCGCGTGGTCGCGTGCCTGAAGCGTCGGCTCGACGCGGGTCTGCCTCCACGCGCCCATGAAGCCGCCCTCGAGGCGCTGGGTGCACAGCGAGAGAACGCGCCGCGAGACCTGCTCGAAGCGCACGCGTCGCTCCGACAGCACGGCGGGTTCGCGCCCCGCGGCGCCCTGCGTGGCCTGGGCAAGACGCACCAACCCGAGGCGCGCGACGTGCTGCGCGACGCGCTGCGCCCGGGCGGCCTACACGACCTGGTGCGAGTGGCCGCCGCAGACGGCCTGGGTGAGCTGTGCCCACACCTGAGCGATGCGGCCCAGGGACCCGCCAAGGACGCCCTCGAGGACGCGCTGCGCGACCCACACCCGCGGGTGCGCAAGGCGGCCGCTGGGGCGCTGGTGGCCGCGTCGGCCAGCGAGCGGGCGGGCTCCATCGAGGCCTACGCAGCGACGCTCGCGCATCAAGACAGGGTGACGGTGCAGCGCATGCTGGGCGGCCTGAGCAAGAGCGGGCCAGACGCCAACGCAAAGGCACTGGACGCCCTGCGCGACAAGCTGCGCGCGCTCGAGGAGCGGCTCGTGGCGCTCGAGGCGCGGCGCTCGGACGGGGACGCGGGCGGCCCGGGAGGAGGTGCTCCATGA
- a CDS encoding nucleotide pyrophosphohydrolase gives MALVSEAGELAAELRWVPGEEADAFCRADDSRQRVLDELADVTLCVLMLADRIGADLPAAVHDKLRRIRVKYPPGS, from the coding sequence ATGGCGCTGGTGTCCGAAGCTGGCGAGCTGGCCGCCGAGCTGCGCTGGGTGCCCGGCGAAGAGGCCGACGCGTTCTGTCGCGCGGACGACTCGCGTCAGCGCGTGCTCGACGAGCTGGCCGACGTGACCCTGTGCGTGCTCATGCTGGCAGACCGCATCGGCGCCGATCTGCCTGCCGCGGTGCACGACAAGCTGCGCCGCATCCGCGTGAAGTACCCACCGGGCAGCTGA
- a CDS encoding SDR family NAD(P)-dependent oxidoreductase, with product MSTDVFDGKVVFITGAASGIGRALAAALAKRSATLLLADIDADLLERTAWALGGEANDVHVFPLDVRKSSQWEHVVAEVYGRFDHVDYFFNNAGIAVAGLVRDTPIEDWERLFDVNVLGVVRGVDAFYPRMRDQGHGHIINTASISGLVPTSLMAAYSASKHAVVAFSETLRAEAKGDGIDVSVVCPGIIDTPMAHTTELRGADGTDSVLAKLPNPPFSVEEAVEQMLRGVERKRGIIVITREAYALWRLYRASPEAVLRVNEKTVRFLRRLTGATARR from the coding sequence ATGAGCACCGACGTGTTCGATGGCAAGGTGGTGTTCATCACGGGCGCGGCGTCCGGCATCGGTCGGGCCCTGGCCGCGGCCTTGGCCAAGCGCTCGGCCACGCTGCTGCTCGCTGACATCGACGCGGACTTGCTGGAGCGCACGGCGTGGGCGCTGGGCGGCGAAGCCAACGACGTGCACGTCTTCCCCCTGGACGTGCGCAAGAGCTCGCAGTGGGAGCACGTCGTCGCCGAGGTGTACGGTCGCTTCGACCACGTCGACTACTTCTTCAACAACGCGGGCATCGCCGTCGCCGGCCTGGTGCGCGACACCCCCATCGAAGACTGGGAGCGGCTCTTCGACGTGAACGTGCTCGGCGTCGTGCGTGGTGTGGACGCGTTCTACCCGCGCATGCGCGACCAGGGGCACGGTCACATCATCAACACCGCGTCCATCTCGGGCCTGGTGCCCACCTCGCTCATGGCCGCGTACAGCGCCAGCAAGCACGCCGTGGTCGCGTTCAGCGAGACGCTGCGCGCCGAAGCAAAAGGCGACGGCATCGACGTCAGCGTGGTGTGCCCGGGCATCATCGACACGCCCATGGCGCACACCACGGAGCTGCGTGGCGCAGACGGCACCGACTCGGTGTTGGCCAAGCTGCCCAACCCGCCGTTCTCCGTGGAGGAGGCCGTCGAGCAGATGCTGCGGGGTGTCGAGCGCAAGCGCGGCATCATCGTCATCACGCGCGAGGCCTACGCGCTGTGGCGGCTGTACCGCGCGTCGCCCGAAGCAGTGCTCCGCGTCAACGAGAAGACCGTGCGCTTCTTGCGGCGCCTGACGGGCGCGACGGCCAGGCGCTGA
- a CDS encoding YbgC/FadM family acyl-CoA thioesterase, with protein MAPTPHVHAVQIYYEDTDHSGVVYHANYLKYFERAREHFLGVPELVQLWEKEGVGFVVYKCEMTFREGAVFGDALEIRTRVERESDYRLVFHQDVHRCADGKRLVEGQVQLVCVNQHKTLVQLPLSVLARLTAAQAAAGPEPEGG; from the coding sequence ATGGCGCCCACCCCGCATGTTCACGCGGTCCAGATCTACTACGAGGACACGGATCATTCCGGGGTGGTCTACCACGCCAACTACTTGAAGTATTTCGAACGTGCGCGCGAGCACTTCCTGGGCGTGCCCGAGCTGGTGCAGCTGTGGGAGAAGGAGGGCGTGGGCTTCGTCGTATACAAGTGCGAGATGACCTTCCGCGAAGGCGCAGTGTTCGGCGACGCGCTCGAGATCCGCACGCGTGTGGAGCGCGAGTCCGACTACCGCCTGGTGTTCCACCAGGACGTGCACCGCTGCGCGGACGGCAAGCGCTTGGTCGAGGGGCAGGTGCAGCTGGTGTGCGTGAACCAGCACAAGACTCTCGTGCAGTTGCCCCTCTCGGTGCTGGCCCGACTGACCGCGGCTCAGGCCGCCGCGGGCCCCGAGCCCGAGGGCGGCTGA
- a CDS encoding SDR family NAD(P)-dependent oxidoreductase: MKRLPNNARAVVTGGGSGLGRALCQDLAGRGARVLVTDVNLGTAEETADMLRRSGAEAHAMTVDVRDHLQVAAMEAYATELWGGTDVLVNNAGLAVVGELGLIPVEEWQFQVDVNLMGVIWGCHYFGPKMVAQKSGFILNVASSAGLLAAPTMGPYNVTKAGVVALSETLFAEIGPKGVTVAALCPTFLRTNIHKDARAFGGNTGEKTDKLVTEAKWSAEEVAKVAVDELLRGTLYIIPQTDGKVLWRAKRALGQNFYAALRAGFGRMVDPTAK, translated from the coding sequence ATGAAACGACTCCCGAACAATGCGCGCGCAGTGGTCACCGGCGGTGGCAGTGGTCTCGGACGGGCCTTGTGTCAGGACCTGGCTGGGCGTGGCGCCCGCGTGCTGGTGACCGACGTCAACCTGGGCACGGCCGAGGAGACGGCAGACATGCTGCGCCGCAGCGGCGCGGAGGCGCACGCCATGACCGTCGACGTGCGCGACCACCTGCAGGTCGCGGCCATGGAGGCCTATGCGACCGAGCTGTGGGGCGGTACCGACGTGCTGGTCAACAACGCGGGCCTCGCCGTGGTGGGCGAGCTGGGCCTCATCCCGGTGGAGGAGTGGCAGTTCCAGGTGGACGTCAACCTCATGGGCGTGATCTGGGGCTGTCACTACTTCGGGCCCAAGATGGTCGCGCAGAAGAGCGGCTTCATCCTGAACGTGGCGAGCTCGGCGGGTCTGCTCGCGGCACCCACGATGGGCCCCTACAACGTGACCAAGGCGGGCGTCGTGGCGCTGTCCGAGACGCTCTTCGCCGAGATCGGGCCCAAGGGTGTGACGGTGGCCGCGCTGTGCCCGACCTTCCTGCGTACCAACATCCACAAGGACGCGCGCGCCTTCGGCGGCAACACCGGCGAGAAGACCGACAAGCTGGTGACGGAGGCCAAGTGGAGCGCCGAGGAGGTGGCCAAGGTGGCGGTCGACGAGCTGCTGCGGGGCACGCTCTACATCATCCCGCAGACCGACGGAAAGGTGCTGTGGCGCGCCAAGCGTGCGCTCGGTCAGAACTTCTACGCCGCCCTGCGCGCAGGCTTCGGCCGCATGGTGGACCCGACCGCCAAGTGA
- a CDS encoding HEAT repeat domain-containing protein: MYAPPPRPTPRPRSGSLRWPGRLSLLLLVLASLGFEWQGRVDHLAEELRVAEAGRRRDIVRLLAGYPSPRARSAILGALADPDADVRNEAAEACGRLQLTEAIPELSEWLLDPQGDTRASAARALGAMNDAGSLPALIRTLGDTAADVRIAAIDALASIGGTDVITPLLGRLDDDDVTVRIAAATALGGLRDERAVVPLIGRARDDSAEVRVAVFAALGSLGDVRALSALALGTRDTVEEARLTATLALGQLRSPRAIDSLRGLLEQPDVRLRAAALDALAPIPDPRASQVILDALGSIPGAQTIAMDALVQRARSNLDDALVPALADRLATASHQHATAIGRILAEVAETQPDERAVPALLEALRTGRGAAAPLLLALGRLGGDVALVPILEHVGHADAGTQSAALDALDAYLARFGADGRAADPLLDALPNARGEARLRIVRLLGSLAEPRALPALRPLLSHSDAALRRAVLRALGALGDPGSSDALFPLLADTDAETRYEAAIALGQVMDEAGVERVATELMSRAPRDRHALLTALTDALRRLGAQLADARRATLATQLDALVDGRDRALASRAMHALLALGRVDEPARERLRAHAQRGHGALRYQALAALGELGGAGSLAVLRDALGSGDARVAAAAASAMGRAATLRDLDDEDVTRLVDATERPFPIPTAVSYVLARLATQRGAPVADPEEGRDPLRDALCGLLDRREPHLRANVLVGLRALGHERCSSRLSASALAQRPHQLPVRAAALQFVASAAVAPGATHAAMEEWSQVRARCLANELTDTLLGFCRRATPMPAEARTRDVRTFAFAGDERTLLVNRWVVLRFADGSAFAAFTDLNGYLTLNAAPPGDVRLELPESVPLEP; this comes from the coding sequence GTGTACGCCCCGCCACCGCGTCCCACCCCACGCCCTCGCTCGGGCTCCCTCCGCTGGCCGGGGCGGTTGTCGCTCCTGCTGCTCGTGCTCGCATCGCTGGGCTTCGAGTGGCAGGGCCGCGTCGACCACCTGGCCGAGGAGCTGCGCGTCGCGGAAGCGGGCCGCCGCCGTGACATCGTCCGGCTGCTGGCGGGCTATCCGTCGCCGCGCGCGCGGAGTGCCATCCTGGGCGCCCTGGCCGATCCAGACGCCGACGTGCGCAACGAGGCGGCCGAGGCGTGCGGACGGCTACAGCTGACCGAGGCCATCCCCGAGCTCAGCGAGTGGCTCCTGGACCCTCAGGGCGACACGCGCGCGTCGGCGGCGCGAGCCCTGGGTGCCATGAACGACGCAGGCTCCCTCCCCGCTCTGATCCGCACGCTCGGCGACACCGCTGCCGACGTCCGCATCGCTGCGATCGACGCGCTCGCGTCCATCGGCGGCACCGACGTGATCACGCCGCTGCTGGGGCGCCTCGACGACGACGACGTGACGGTGCGGATCGCGGCCGCGACGGCGCTCGGCGGTCTACGCGACGAGCGCGCCGTGGTCCCACTGATCGGGCGCGCGCGTGATGACTCGGCCGAGGTGCGCGTCGCGGTGTTCGCGGCGCTCGGATCCCTCGGAGACGTCCGCGCCCTCTCCGCGCTCGCGCTGGGCACGCGCGACACGGTCGAGGAGGCGCGACTCACGGCGACGCTCGCGCTCGGTCAGCTGCGCTCACCGCGCGCGATCGATTCGCTGAGAGGCCTGCTCGAGCAACCCGACGTGCGCCTGCGCGCCGCCGCTCTCGACGCGCTCGCGCCCATCCCGGATCCACGCGCCTCGCAGGTCATCCTCGACGCATTGGGCAGCATCCCCGGAGCGCAGACCATCGCGATGGACGCCTTGGTGCAGCGGGCGCGCTCCAACCTGGACGATGCCCTGGTGCCGGCGCTGGCGGATCGCTTGGCCACCGCGAGCCACCAACATGCGACGGCCATCGGGCGCATCTTGGCGGAGGTCGCCGAGACCCAGCCGGACGAGCGCGCCGTGCCCGCGTTGCTGGAGGCGCTCCGCACGGGCCGAGGCGCCGCCGCGCCCTTGCTGCTGGCGCTTGGGCGTCTGGGTGGGGACGTGGCGCTCGTGCCGATCCTGGAGCACGTGGGCCACGCCGACGCGGGCACGCAGAGCGCGGCGCTCGACGCGCTAGATGCCTACTTGGCGCGCTTCGGCGCGGATGGTCGCGCGGCAGACCCGCTGCTGGATGCCCTCCCCAACGCGCGGGGCGAGGCGCGCCTGCGGATCGTTCGGCTGCTGGGCAGCCTCGCCGAGCCGCGTGCCCTCCCCGCGCTGCGACCGCTGCTGTCACACTCGGACGCCGCGCTGCGCCGCGCCGTTCTGCGAGCCCTGGGCGCGTTGGGAGACCCGGGGAGCAGCGACGCCCTCTTCCCGCTGCTCGCCGACACGGACGCAGAGACCCGCTACGAGGCTGCCATCGCGCTTGGCCAGGTCATGGACGAGGCCGGCGTCGAGCGCGTCGCGACCGAGCTGATGAGCCGCGCCCCCCGCGACCGCCACGCGCTGCTGACGGCGCTGACGGACGCGCTGCGGCGGCTAGGTGCGCAGCTCGCGGACGCGCGCCGCGCCACGCTGGCGACACAGCTCGACGCGCTGGTCGACGGGCGTGATCGCGCGCTCGCGTCCCGGGCCATGCACGCGCTCCTGGCCCTCGGCCGGGTCGACGAGCCCGCTCGCGAGCGTCTGCGGGCCCACGCGCAGCGAGGTCATGGCGCGCTGCGCTACCAAGCGCTCGCGGCGCTCGGAGAGCTGGGCGGCGCGGGGTCTCTCGCGGTCCTCCGCGATGCGCTGGGAAGCGGAGATGCACGTGTCGCCGCAGCAGCAGCCTCGGCCATGGGCCGCGCGGCGACACTGCGTGACCTGGACGACGAAGACGTCACGCGCTTGGTCGATGCGACCGAGCGCCCCTTCCCCATCCCCACGGCCGTCAGCTACGTCCTCGCACGGCTCGCGACGCAGCGCGGCGCACCCGTCGCAGACCCAGAGGAAGGGCGCGACCCACTGCGCGACGCGCTGTGTGGCCTGTTGGACCGACGGGAGCCTCACCTGCGCGCCAACGTCTTGGTGGGTCTACGAGCGCTGGGCCACGAACGCTGCTCGTCGCGCCTGTCTGCCTCAGCGCTCGCCCAGCGACCTCACCAGCTCCCAGTGCGGGCCGCGGCGCTGCAGTTCGTGGCGTCTGCCGCCGTCGCGCCGGGCGCCACGCATGCGGCGATGGAGGAGTGGTCGCAGGTCCGCGCCCGCTGCCTGGCGAACGAGCTCACCGACACCCTGTTGGGGTTCTGCCGGCGCGCCACGCCGATGCCCGCGGAGGCTCGCACGCGCGACGTCCGCACGTTCGCGTTCGCGGGCGACGAGCGCACGCTGCTGGTCAATCGGTGGGTGGTCCTCCGCTTTGCTGACGGCAGCGCCTTCGCGGCGTTCACGGACCTGAACGGCTACCTCACCCTCAACGCAGCGCCCCCGGGGGACGTGCGGCTCGAGCTCCCGGAGTCCGTGCCGCTCGAGCCGTGA
- a CDS encoding glycerophosphodiester phosphodiesterase: MTDPRLAVRRQRTAYLGQSPYAYAHRGGVQRWPENTLVAFRGAVALGYTHIETDVHLTRDGHIVCLHDATLERTTNGRGLLKELTLSELRELDAGYRFTQDGGRTFPYRGQGVTVPTLEEALAVDPGLRLNLEMKQRAPDMVAPLLDFIEAHGVAERVLVASARDDLTRRFRALRDARGLRVVTSPGARGIVAFWLSVRLGVHRLLRFDFDALQVPVQHGPLRVVDRRFVEAAHAHGIHVHVWTINDPAEMRRLYDLGVDAVMTDCPDVLLEVLGEVRAGLRGG; the protein is encoded by the coding sequence ATGACCGACCCCCGACTCGCCGTGCGCCGCCAACGTACTGCCTACCTGGGCCAGTCCCCTTACGCCTACGCACATCGCGGCGGCGTGCAGCGCTGGCCGGAGAACACGCTGGTCGCGTTCCGTGGGGCCGTGGCGCTCGGGTACACACACATCGAGACGGATGTGCACCTCACGCGCGATGGCCACATCGTGTGCCTTCACGATGCGACGCTCGAGCGCACGACAAACGGGCGTGGGCTCCTCAAGGAGCTGACGCTGAGCGAGCTGCGGGAGTTGGACGCAGGCTACCGCTTCACCCAGGACGGGGGCCGCACCTTCCCGTACCGGGGCCAAGGGGTGACCGTGCCCACCCTCGAGGAAGCACTCGCGGTGGATCCTGGTCTGCGCCTCAACCTGGAGATGAAGCAGCGCGCGCCCGACATGGTGGCGCCGCTGCTCGACTTCATCGAGGCCCACGGGGTCGCCGAGCGCGTGCTGGTGGCGTCGGCACGGGACGACCTGACGCGGCGCTTTCGCGCGCTCCGCGACGCGCGCGGGCTGCGGGTGGTGACGTCCCCCGGGGCACGGGGCATCGTGGCCTTCTGGCTGAGCGTGCGGCTCGGGGTGCATCGGCTCCTACGCTTCGACTTCGACGCGCTCCAGGTGCCGGTACAGCACGGACCTCTGCGCGTCGTGGACCGCCGCTTCGTCGAGGCCGCCCACGCGCACGGCATCCACGTCCACGTCTGGACCATCAACGACCCCGCCGAGATGCGCCGCCTCTACGACCTGGGCGTGGACGCGGTGATGACCGACTGCCCCGACGTGCTCTTGGAGGTGCTCGGCGAGGTCCGCGCGGGTCTCCGCGGCGGGTGA
- a CDS encoding BamA/TamA family outer membrane protein, producing MNPPRTGPPPLDAPPRRRTSLGRSAFTRTTVWALASSALWLWAGCATIPRDSYGVHRLRFEGVEDLDANALAACLATRERSSVGIDFGTASDPTCGEPPFDGGTNTLRLWRWPWSDWPTWDLSVFERDLRRIERWYRARGYYDAEVVHVEITPEAAAESDRVEGDGDDAPCERNGRNQGCEVEVTVHVSEGEPVVTRQVVLLVSHEQRANPASPTPPPPPTSDDPDAQSQDEGQTPAPDASEESAAADPDAQPESASEFARVADAGLPQSIASALTRAIELEPDAPFDEAIYERSKRALSDALAREGYACGHVEGRVDINRDERLADVKLWVRLGPQCVVSSVTVEGDDVPTATIRGTADIRRGAPYSEQAMRVAQRAVYGLGAFAEVDVIGNPRRDEAGLCTGEVDVTIRVRRGRNFRYGVGVGVETGQVVDEQNTSSSTPQWDAHVLAFVEHRDFLGGLRRVRLEDRPRLIFQTRSENGIQPRFGNVLKLEFRQPAFIESRTTLTLNSHWDLGPDPNQGFFRHDVDAAVRVSRPFFGGKLILSGGLHSNLQRTTDQVRSSDYSVLFFEEYAQVDLRDDSRSPHQGFFLSLGFHQAPAFLGSSWTYYRFTPEARAYAPLPLNMVLAARFGLGVMLIRSADQSLDQVSALLGPQRYRLRGGGPSSHRGFAPGFLGDQQAIGVQPACARNNPPPDTDCSEANSGGLRRWEASIELRAPITPDFGVVLFADMGDVNRGDRFRFDQIHLAAGFGLRYQTLVGPVRLDIGFLSKRAQVVGGGVNLAPINYVNLGFVRFPGAIHLTIGEAF from the coding sequence GTGAACCCCCCGCGCACCGGTCCACCCCCGCTCGACGCACCGCCGCGGCGGCGCACGTCGCTCGGCCGTAGCGCGTTCACCCGGACGACGGTCTGGGCCCTCGCGTCGAGCGCCCTGTGGCTGTGGGCGGGCTGCGCCACCATCCCCCGCGACAGCTACGGCGTGCACCGGCTGCGCTTCGAGGGTGTCGAGGATCTCGACGCGAACGCCCTCGCCGCGTGCTTGGCAACACGGGAACGCAGCAGCGTGGGCATCGACTTCGGGACCGCTTCCGACCCGACGTGCGGCGAACCACCGTTCGACGGTGGAACGAACACGCTGAGGTTGTGGCGCTGGCCTTGGTCGGACTGGCCCACCTGGGACCTTTCCGTGTTCGAACGCGACCTGCGCCGCATCGAGCGTTGGTATCGCGCACGCGGGTACTACGACGCCGAGGTCGTGCACGTGGAGATCACCCCCGAGGCCGCGGCAGAGTCCGACCGCGTGGAGGGCGACGGAGACGATGCCCCGTGCGAGCGCAACGGTCGGAACCAGGGCTGCGAAGTGGAGGTCACCGTCCACGTCTCGGAAGGAGAGCCCGTCGTCACGCGCCAGGTCGTGTTGCTCGTGTCGCACGAGCAGCGCGCAAATCCTGCGAGCCCAACGCCGCCCCCGCCCCCCACCTCCGACGACCCAGACGCGCAGAGCCAGGACGAAGGCCAGACACCAGCTCCCGACGCGAGCGAGGAGAGCGCCGCCGCCGATCCCGACGCCCAGCCGGAGAGCGCCTCAGAGTTCGCGCGCGTAGCCGACGCAGGCCTCCCCCAGTCCATCGCGTCGGCGCTCACGCGCGCCATCGAGCTGGAACCCGACGCGCCCTTCGACGAGGCCATCTACGAACGCAGCAAGCGCGCGCTGAGTGACGCGCTGGCGCGTGAGGGATACGCGTGCGGCCACGTGGAGGGGCGCGTCGACATCAACCGCGACGAGCGGCTGGCCGACGTCAAGCTGTGGGTGCGCCTGGGACCCCAGTGCGTGGTCTCGAGCGTCACCGTCGAAGGCGACGACGTGCCGACCGCGACCATTCGGGGCACGGCGGACATCCGCCGTGGCGCCCCGTATTCTGAGCAGGCCATGCGGGTCGCCCAACGCGCGGTATACGGACTCGGCGCCTTCGCGGAGGTGGACGTCATCGGCAACCCGCGGCGCGACGAAGCGGGGCTCTGCACGGGTGAGGTGGACGTCACCATCCGCGTGCGCCGTGGCCGCAACTTCCGCTACGGCGTGGGCGTGGGTGTGGAGACCGGCCAGGTCGTCGACGAACAGAACACCTCCAGCAGCACCCCCCAGTGGGACGCGCACGTGCTCGCGTTCGTCGAGCACCGCGACTTCCTGGGCGGCCTGCGGCGCGTCCGACTCGAAGACCGGCCACGCCTCATCTTCCAGACACGCTCCGAGAACGGCATCCAACCGCGCTTCGGTAACGTGCTGAAGCTCGAGTTCCGACAACCCGCGTTCATCGAGTCGCGTACCACCCTCACGCTCAACAGCCACTGGGACCTCGGCCCCGACCCCAACCAGGGCTTCTTCCGCCACGATGTAGACGCTGCCGTACGCGTGAGCCGCCCCTTCTTCGGCGGCAAGTTGATCCTCAGCGGCGGCCTCCACTCCAACTTGCAGCGCACCACCGACCAGGTGCGCAGCTCGGACTACTCCGTGCTGTTCTTCGAGGAGTACGCCCAGGTCGACCTGCGCGACGACTCCCGTTCCCCGCATCAGGGCTTCTTCCTCTCGCTCGGCTTCCATCAAGCCCCGGCCTTTCTCGGCTCGTCGTGGACGTACTACCGCTTCACGCCCGAGGCCCGAGCGTACGCGCCGCTCCCGCTGAACATGGTCCTCGCCGCGCGCTTCGGGCTCGGCGTCATGCTCATCCGCTCCGCCGATCAGTCGCTCGACCAGGTGTCTGCGCTGCTCGGACCTCAGCGGTACCGCCTGCGCGGCGGTGGCCCCAGTTCGCACCGTGGCTTCGCGCCCGGCTTCCTGGGGGACCAGCAGGCGATCGGGGTGCAACCCGCGTGCGCACGCAACAACCCGCCCCCCGACACGGACTGCTCGGAGGCCAACTCGGGCGGCCTGCGGCGCTGGGAAGCCAGCATCGAGCTGCGAGCGCCCATCACGCCAGACTTCGGCGTCGTGCTGTTCGCGGACATGGGCGACGTCAACCGCGGCGACCGCTTCCGGTTCGACCAGATCCACCTCGCGGCGGGCTTCGGGCTCCGCTACCAGACCTTGGTGGGGCCCGTGCGCCTCGACATCGGGTTCCTCTCGAAGCGCGCGCAGGTGGTCGGTGGCGGGGTCAACCTGGCGCCCATCAACTACGTGAACCTCGGCTTCGTCCGCTTCCCTGGCGCCATCCACCTCACCATCGGGGAGGCGTTCTGA